GCGGAAGCGGTGCTCGGGGTCATCGAAGCGCGATCGCCGCAACAGCTTTCCACCGCCCTGTCGCAACTGGCAGGAGGACTCGCTTCGCCACTAGCTGCACTGCGCGAAGAGCTGCTCGATCTACTGTCGCTTGTGGAAGCGGGACTCGATTTTGCCGATGAAGATCTCGATCTGCTCTCGAGCGACGAACTGACAAGCCGCATCGAAGCTGTCGCGGCGCAGGTGATTGCTCTGGAGGATCAGCTCGCGAGTCGCGCCGTCCGGACGAGCCGGCCACGTGTCCTTTTGGCAGGGCGACCGAATGCCGGAAAAAGCAGCCTGTTCAACGCGCTCGCCGGATATCACGCCGCCATTGTGGCGGATGTGGCGGGGACCACACGCGACTATCTGACGCAAACCATTCGCCTCGGCTTGCTGGAAATCGATCTGCTCGATACGGCGGGACTCGATGAAATGGTGCCGACGACCAAGCTCGATGCGCTGGCGCAGCAGCTGACGATCAGCGCGGCTGCCGAGGCCGATTTGGTGCTATGGTGCATCGACGCTCGCCGCCTGGGCGACCCGCGCGAGGCCATCCCCGAAGTCTGGAAAACGCTTGCCCCCGCCGTGGTGATCGGCACCAAATGCGATCTGCTGAGTCCCGCCGAGATGGCCCAGGGACGATCGCAAGTCGATCTGCTGGTCAGCAGCGCGGCAAATGAAGGCCTAGCTCAGCTGCGGGAAAGAATCGCGCAAGAAGTCGCGCTTGATGCACTTTCGCCAGCTGTGGCGTCGACAGCAGCCCGGTCGCAACATTCGCTCGCCACCGCGCGAGCTTCACTGGCTGAAGCAGCTCAGATCGCCCGCTCAGCGATCGGAGCCGATGAACTTGTGGCAGCGGAACTTCGCATCGCCATCGATGCTCTCGGGGATATCGCCGGGGTCACTTACACCGACGATATCCTCGATCGTGTGTTCAGTAAGTTCTGCATCGGCAAATAGTGCAGAACCACGAGCTGCTAACGGCTGAAGGCTTGCTTTTTTAGCGTCCTTACTTTTTCAGCGCAACAGTGGGTGGAGCAGGCGCCACTTCATCGTCGTCACCACTGTCGGCAGGCGCTGGTGGTGCGGGAGCTGCTGGTTCATCGCCATCGTTCTTTTTGATCCCGAGAATGTCTTGCAGCATCGGCCAGACTTGTTCGCGGGCTTTGCTGTAGCGATTCAGATCCGACTGAGCTTTGGTCTTGGTGTAGTCGCTCAGCCCCTTGGCCTGCTTTTTCAGCAGATCGCAAATGTCGACCACTTTGTCGAAGTACTCGCGATCGGCGTCATCGGTAAATCCCGAGCGAACCAGCTCGATACGTTTGGTCGTATCGTTGAGCATCGAATCAATTTCCACCAGGAACTGCTGCACAGTCGCAGCGTCGTACACTTCTTTTTGATAGGCATCAGCCAGCATGCCGGTCATCAAGAACGTCTGGTAGGGATAGAACTTGGTGAGAGCACCAATGATCTGCACTTTGGCCAGCTCAGGGTCGGGCTTCGCCTCTTGAGCCGACGCAGGAACTGCAGTCGCCAGCAGTGCGATAGCGAGCACGAGGAACGAGCAAAGAATCCGCTTCATAACAGGCACCTTGTTTGGAATCTCTTGAATGGTTGCGATCGTCAGCGACGTGCAATAGTCTCTCCGCCCCGGTGAGCAGGGTCAATAGAAAGGCGAAGAGAGACTGAGGATCCCCCCGCTTAGCACCCCGACGTTCCCAAAGTTGACTTCACCCGATGGCGCGCACATCCGCGCAGAAAAAAGGCCCACGCCGAGAAACGCAGGCCCTGTTTTTCATTTGACACGCTTGTGGGCAAAACTGCCCGGCAGCAATTTAACGCATCACATCCGAAAACGCTTGCTGCAGCTGTTTCATGCCCCGCTCGCCAGCGGCACCATCGACCACCACATTCACGCGCACTTCGCTCGTGTTGATCATTTCCAGGTTGATGCCGGCATCGCTGAGGGCCTTGAACATGCGAATGGCAACACCGGTGTGGGTGCGAAGTCCCACGCCGGAGACCGACAGCTTGGCAATTGCCGGGCTGCTCGTCACCTCTTTGCAAGCGAGCGATTTGGCGACCTGCTTGGCGACTTCGACACTTTTGACCAGCTGTTCGTCGGGGACGGTGAAGCTGAGAGTCGCTTCGCCACTCGAGGTGGGGTGGCTCTGCACAATCATGTCGACGAACACACCACCAGCTGCCACTTGCTCGAACACTTTCGCGGCGATCCCCGGGGCATCAGGCACCCCCGAGATGGTGACGCGCGACTGCTTGGAGTCGAGCTGAATGTCGTCGATCGTGAGATCTTCCATGTTGATCCCCTGCAACCGAGCAATAACGTCGGCTGCATCGGACTGCGAGCTTTTAGGGGTCCAAGGCTCGATGGGAGTGGTTGGTTCCTTGTCGAGTTCAAACTCTTGATGCACGATGCGGAGTGCTTTTTGAGCTTCGTCGCGTCGAACCAGTACCGAGATTTTGATTTCGCTCGTCGTGATCATCTGGATGTTGATGCCAGCAGCAGCCAGAGCGCGGAACATACGTTCGGCAACACCCGTTTGGCGGGCCATGCCGAGTCCCACAACCGAGACCTTCGCGACACTATCATCCGACGTGATGCCAGCCGCTCCGACGATCCGAACACCTTCACGCACTGCTTCGAGCGCAGCGTCGAGCTCATTGCGCGGGACCGTGAAGCTGACATCGGCTTTGCCACTCTCGCCGACGTTCTGCACGATCATATCGACCGAGATATTGCGGTCGGCTATGCGCTTGAAGATCTCGAGGCTCGTCCCGGGAACATCAGGAATTCCCTCGACGGTGATGCGTGCTTCGTCCTTAGTGATCGCGGCGCCACTCACCGCCATGTCGGGGCGTTCTGGCTCGGCCACGATCATCGTGCCAGGCTGATCGGTGAAGCTGCTGCGAACATGAATCGGCACGTCAAACTTCTTGCCGAACTCGATGCTGCGGCTGTGCATCACCCCCGCGCCGAGGCTCGCCAGTTCAAGCATTTCGTCGTAGCCAATGCGGCTGACGCGTCGCGCTTCGGGCACGACGCGTGGGTCGGTGGTGTAGACACCATCAACATCGGTGTAGATTTCGCAAGCGTCGGCCCGGAGCACAGCGGCGAGTGCCACCGCCGTCGTATCGCTGCCACCGCGTCCCAGGGTGGTGATGTTGAAATCTTCGTCGATCCCCTGAAAACCAGCGGCGATGACGATGTTCCCTTCGTCGAGCAGCTTGCGCATGCGGCTCGTTTCGATGCTCTTGATGCGTGCTTTGCGGTAGCTGGCGTCGGTCTTCACACCAATCTGCGCGCCGGTGAGGCTGATCGCTTTGTTGCCGAGCGAGTGAATCGCCATGGCCATCAGCGCCACGCTGATTTGCTCGCCGGTCGAGAGGAGCATATCCATCTCGCGGGCTGGGGGCCGCTCGTTCACCTGCGCAGCGAGTTCGAGCAGGTCGTCGGTCGTGTCACCCATCGCCGAAACAACCATCACCACCTGGTTGCCCTCTTGCTGAGCGCGAATCGCGCGGCGAGCGGCCTTCAGAATCTTTTCGGGCGTAGCAACGCTGCTGCCACCAAACTTTTGCACGATGAGAGGCATGGAACGAACACTTCCTGACAAAACAGTATCGAACGGGTGAAAGGAAAGAAAACGTTGCGCCTGGCGACATGCTCGGCGACTAAACTGCGAAAGCACTTCGAGATCACTGCAACCAGCGGGTTGCTAACACCAATTAAGTCAGCTGACTGCGAAGAAAGTAAGGCATCAGCTTCGAGCCGTCGTCGAACGACAAACTCGAGGCACCCGCAACAGGTTCGCTATAAGCCGACGCGCCACTGCCAGCGACACCAGTGCCGCAGATCGCAAACGGCACAAAGCCATGGCTGTGCGTCTTGGTGCGGCAAGGGGTGGGATGATCGGGCGAAACGAGAATTCGGTAATCTCCCTGAGCAGCCAGAGCCGCATGCAGCGGAGCGACGATTTTCTCATCGATCGCTTCGAGGGCGGCGATCTTGGCATCGACCTTCCCTTCGTGTGACGCTTCATCGGTCGCTTCGACATGCACGCAAATGATGTCGGTGGTCGGAATCGCTTCGATGGCGTAGCGCCCTTTCGCGGCATAATCGGTGTCGAGGTAGCCGGTCGCGCCGGGAACTTCGATTCGATCCCATCCCACTAGCGCGGCGAGACCTCGCAAAAGGTCGACAGCGGTGATCATCTTTCCCGACAAACCGTGAAGCTCGCGGAAACTCTTGAGCGCTGGTGTGCGGCCCAGGCCCCACAGCCAAATGTTAGTCGCCGGAAGTTTGCCAGCGGCGCGACGCGCGACGTTCACCGGGTGATCGGCAAACAGGGCGAACGAACGCTCCATCAGGTCGTTGAGCAACTCGCTTCCGGGACCACGGGGAAAGTCGTCGGCGACACTTTTGTCGGTCAGATCGTGCGGCGGTGTGGCGCGGGTATCTTTCGTGAACGGAGCGGTCGACTGGCTGCCGCGATAAAGGAGCAAGTTGCGATAGCTCACGCCGGGTACGAACTCGAGCAGCGACGAACCGAGTTCAGCTTGAGCCGTTGCTAGAAGCTCTTTGGCTTCTTCCGACGAGATATGCCCGGCGGTAAACGACTTCATCGTCTGGTCTTCGACCGTCACGAGATTGCAGCGGATCGCCCAGTCGGCAGCGCCGAGAGCAATCCCTTGAGCAGCAGCTTCCAGCGGTGCACGGCCGGTGAAATAGACATTCGGGTCGTAGCCAAAGAGACTCAAATTGGCGACGTCGCTGCCGGCTGGCAAATGGGCGGGAACATTGTTCGCTCGTCCTAGCACTCCCGCTTTGGCAATGGCATCCATCGCCGGGGTGCGTGCGACCTCGAGGGGCGTTTTTCCACCGAGCGACTCCTGCGGTTCGTCAGCACAGCCGTCGGGAATGATGATTGCATATTTCATGGAAAAAGCCGGTATTTCTGTTATCGCTGGCGAATCAAGGAGCGTGAACTAAGCACGCTATCGCGCTACATACTTCGTAAAGAACTAAGAAACAGTTATCGATAAATCACTCAGGAAATCGTCAGCACTTACGGACAAAATCCTCAGCAATTCCTGACTATCTTTTCACGACTCGGAGGTTCCATCGAGGACTCGCATTCGCACACAAGGTGCCTTTACGCTCGTTAGTTGACTGATCGCTTCGACCGCCTTACGAGCATCCCCTTCGCGGGCCTGATAAGTCATGATCACCAGC
This window of the Pirellula staleyi DSM 6068 genome carries:
- a CDS encoding tRNA modification GTPase is translated as MLTGSDISVDDVIVAEATSRASGVRGVIRLSGDRALAVVAAFSEAHHELDQLAVASSTRAVVIPTHLVLPAPLGQVPATLLVWPGRRSYTRQPTVEIHTVGCTPILDVITSTACAAGARAARRGEFTLRALLAGRLDLTQAEAVLGVIEARSPQQLSTALSQLAGGLASPLAALREELLDLLSLVEAGLDFADEDLDLLSSDELTSRIEAVAAQVIALEDQLASRAVRTSRPRVLLAGRPNAGKSSLFNALAGYHAAIVADVAGTTRDYLTQTIRLGLLEIDLLDTAGLDEMVPTTKLDALAQQLTISAAAEADLVLWCIDARRLGDPREAIPEVWKTLAPAVVIGTKCDLLSPAEMAQGRSQVDLLVSSAANEGLAQLRERIAQEVALDALSPAVASTAARSQHSLATARASLAEAAQIARSAIGADELVAAELRIAIDALGDIAGVTYTDDILDRVFSKFCIGK
- a CDS encoding aspartate kinase — its product is MPLIVQKFGGSSVATPEKILKAARRAIRAQQEGNQVVMVVSAMGDTTDDLLELAAQVNERPPAREMDMLLSTGEQISVALMAMAIHSLGNKAISLTGAQIGVKTDASYRKARIKSIETSRMRKLLDEGNIVIAAGFQGIDEDFNITTLGRGGSDTTAVALAAVLRADACEIYTDVDGVYTTDPRVVPEARRVSRIGYDEMLELASLGAGVMHSRSIEFGKKFDVPIHVRSSFTDQPGTMIVAEPERPDMAVSGAAITKDEARITVEGIPDVPGTSLEIFKRIADRNISVDMIVQNVGESGKADVSFTVPRNELDAALEAVREGVRIVGAAGITSDDSVAKVSVVGLGMARQTGVAERMFRALAAAGINIQMITTSEIKISVLVRRDEAQKALRIVHQEFELDKEPTTPIEPWTPKSSQSDAADVIARLQGINMEDLTIDDIQLDSKQSRVTISGVPDAPGIAAKVFEQVAAGGVFVDMIVQSHPTSSGEATLSFTVPDEQLVKSVEVAKQVAKSLACKEVTSSPAIAKLSVSGVGLRTHTGVAIRMFKALSDAGINLEMINTSEVRVNVVVDGAAGERGMKQLQQAFSDVMR
- a CDS encoding cofactor-independent phosphoglycerate mutase; the encoded protein is MKYAIIIPDGCADEPQESLGGKTPLEVARTPAMDAIAKAGVLGRANNVPAHLPAGSDVANLSLFGYDPNVYFTGRAPLEAAAQGIALGAADWAIRCNLVTVEDQTMKSFTAGHISSEEAKELLATAQAELGSSLLEFVPGVSYRNLLLYRGSQSTAPFTKDTRATPPHDLTDKSVADDFPRGPGSELLNDLMERSFALFADHPVNVARRAAGKLPATNIWLWGLGRTPALKSFRELHGLSGKMITAVDLLRGLAALVGWDRIEVPGATGYLDTDYAAKGRYAIEAIPTTDIICVHVEATDEASHEGKVDAKIAALEAIDEKIVAPLHAALAAQGDYRILVSPDHPTPCRTKTHSHGFVPFAICGTGVAGSGASAYSEPVAGASSLSFDDGSKLMPYFLRSQLT